From Clarias gariepinus isolate MV-2021 ecotype Netherlands chromosome 2, CGAR_prim_01v2, whole genome shotgun sequence, one genomic window encodes:
- the tmem244 gene encoding transmembrane protein 244 produces MFSTLRRMIKGKACALHVLFMLWDCCCWCCGTIKRPCKLSGNTRLNNTRVVLQNLLICTVCFYSLYYIAVSLCIGILKVDEVDGLLAPFNYKIQPSWASPEYLVSVISTEVTYIIGGLVFAWIVEECVWDYAITITLLHIGLTVAVMADFPSTEHWWITLGAGLVMMIFSGQFLAYHLFRNNFVHPEDLQNF; encoded by the exons ATGTTCTCGACTCTACGTCGAATGATAAAAGGGAAAGCGTGTGCTCTTCATGTGCTCTTCATGTTGTGGGATTGCTGCTGCTGGTGCTGTGGGACGATCAAACGCCCCTGCAAGCTGTCGGGCAACACCAGGCTCAATAACACTCGG GTCGTTCTTCAGAACCTGTTGATATGTACGGTGTGTTTCTACTCGCTGTACTACATCGCTGTCAGCTTGTGCATCGGCATCCTGAA GGTCGACGAGGTGGACGGCTTATTAGCGCCTTTCAACTACAAAATACAGCCTTCATGGGCCAGCCCGGAATATTTAG TGAGCGTGATCTCAACGGAAGTGACGTACATCATAGGAGGACTCGTATTCGCCTGGATCGTGGAGGAGTGTGTCTGGGACTACGCCATCACCATCACACTTTTACACATCGGCCTTACGGTCGCTG TCATGGCTGATTTCCCCTCTACAGAACACTGGTGGATCACTCTTG GTGCAGGTTTAGTCATGATGATCTTCAGTGGTCAGTTCTTGGCGTATCATCTTTTCCGGAATAATTTTGTGCATCCTGAAGATCTCCAAAATTTCTGA